The following nucleotide sequence is from Pochonia chlamydosporia 170 chromosome 4, whole genome shotgun sequence.
ctgcGTCATGTACCCCAAGAGTTTCGACCGGTAGAAGGTGATTGTTGCGATCAGGGGTAGGGAAGGCTGAGGGCTGGTGGAATGCAGAACAAGGTCAACGCTGCAGTACAATGACTGAGGGAGGATTTTCGTGGTTTTGTTGATTCGGGTAATTGAAAAAACGAAAACGTAAATAAAAAGCAAGGCTTGGTCGAAGTAGAGGCCAGACGGTGAAACAGGCGGGCTGGGCTTCGGTCTTGGTGTGATCAAAAAGTGGTTCAACTCGCTCTGCGACGTGTAAGTGGTGATGCGGGGGACCAAAGAAGGGAAGGGAGCGACTTGAAGTTGGGGGGTGTGTGGGAAGGGAAAGGATATCGACGAGACGAAAAAGGGATTCAAAGAGGAGGGCAAAGACAGCTCGCAGCCCAGTGAACAGAGTGAGCCTGCAGAAGAGCCGAACTAaacaaggaagaaaaaaaagaatgaaCGTGATGCCCGCAAAGGTAAGGCGGCTGAGGTGGCAGTTGGgaagaaagggaaaaaaggaaaaaggcGAACCACACAGGATGGCAGAAAAGGGACAAGACAGACgagacaagacgagacgGTGTGAGAGATGGGCAAAAAGAGGTGTGGGATGAAAAAGACTGGAGGCCATCAATGCAATGCCAgctgggctggactggactgggggcaagggaagggaagggaagaaggGAATTGCTTGACTGGCCATGAGTCCATGAATCCATGACCTTGACCAGGTTCAGAGTTGGACCATCATGATCCATGGATGGACCATGGCTCAGGGGCCCCGAGATGACGGTCGTGCCAACCAGTTGGAGTTGTCCAAGAGTGGCAGCGAGCGAGGAAGGCACGACTGGCTGGGGTGTGCAGGGGTCAAGCCTCGTTCGGCTTTGGATTGGGCAGTTGCAATGTTGTCACCACTTTGGGGGCAGCGGGAGGGCCAAAAGGTAAATTGCAGTTGAGCTCGAGTGGCTCAAGTGTCACTAGCGAGGGAGCGGGTACCTGCGGGGCGTAACTTGGCCGTAGTGGTACATGGCAACGGGTGTCACCTCAAGTCCCCAAGTCGAgggcaaccagaccagactggacttCAGGAGGAAGTGATTTTTGGCAAGCGTCTTGGACGTCAGTTGAAGCCTGGTACTCGGCATGATGCTCCGCTctgtgcagtctggtggaataTTTacgtctggtccatgtctggcctggGTTGGTTTGCCTGCATTCTTTTTGTCCGAGTCTTCAATCTTCAAGCCCTCCGGAGGTCCCTGCATCCAAGCCAGTGCACTGAGCGAGTGCATTATGCACAAACCTCTTCCGTATGGAGCACAGAAACGTCAACATCCTGTCTAGAATACAAACACCAGTCTTCCATGATGTCAGTCTTGCCCTTCACAAGTCACCGCCTATTGCTGCCCGGTGCTCGTGTCGCTCAATTTTGTTTTCGTCCACTAGGAAACGGACTCCTCGATCCAACGTTACTCATGCGAAATCACAATGGAAATGTTGGAATAGCTGAACAATACTTATTTAAGTCTGTTGTCCTGCACTCTCTCGTACGACGATGATAGCCACCCTCGACGACATTGTACCGCCAGATGCATGCATATCTGCAACCACCATCAATACTTCACTGGTCTTGACTCGACATGCCGTCATCGATTTGTCCACTTCTCTTATATCACAATCACCGTTCCCTGGTGGTTCAACAATTGGTTATTGACTCGTGAATGGAGTCCGGCATGTTCAGCGTCACTACGTAATGATCCGCCTTAGCTGAAGCTGTGCTGCCATCCTGGAGAATATTCCGAACAAAGGAGACTCCGGATTGGCGACGTACCTTGAACCTCCGCCTATTAATCGACATGGTGCAACACTTGCCATCTGATGAGCTTAGCCTGATCGTGGATCCTCGGCATCGCCATGAACCCCAGGACTCCTAGTTTCGAAGCTAGCTGGAAACTTAGCCGGACGTGACGGCATGAGGAGAGCTCTCTTGCTGCAtcaccagcttcagcttGGCCTGGATATGGCATAGCATAGCCTTTGGCACCGGTTCGCAGTCGAAACATTATCTTCCTTAGCTGACCGACCAGAGACAAACCAACTGTGCCACAGAAACCATTGGCACTTCGTTGGCAAGCCTCACCACAGCTGCCCTATCATGGTTCGTGCCACATTGCGTCCTGCCCCTTGGTGCGGGCAACATCTGCAAAGGCTGGAGCTgctgttttctttttcttcttgccattggattcttttctttttttattcCCATGCCAGACTGCAACTTGAACTCTCTCAACTTTGTCGGATCTGGCCATGTCTCACCAGTTTCCAAAGTGCTAGCCTTGGCTGGCCCTTTCTTCACCTCGGCTGTCGCCGCTAACCTCATGAGTTAGACAGCCAATTCAACCGTTCCGCTGCAATGTCTCGTCCTGCTTGGATGTGCATTGGAAGCGTTTGAAGCCTGGCAGCAAGTTTACCAATAATATTCATGCGCCCAAGAGATGCAGAGTGCGGCATGTCTCACTGTCCAATTGAACTTGTGGCGACAGCATTTTCGCTCCAAAGTGCCGACATTGATGGAGAATGGCGCTTTTCCAATCTAGTCTTAGCTTGGCTGATTGACCCCTGACTACGGAGAACTGATAGCCAAGGTTCCATTGAAGCCGGTGGCGGACACAGGCGATAATCATATTGTCAGTGCAGGCTCCAAGTTGCACCggacttgacatttcccAAATGACATCTTTGACTGAAAATATAGTGCGCCTTGGTATTTTGCGCATGAACAAAAGCTGCTTGATTGCAGTGCATATCTGATATGTACTAGACATTACACTGGTATGTACCAGCCGCATAATACCTGCAGTTACATacatcttggctgtgccAGAAAGCTGGGGCGTTGAGATGAGCCTGATACATTCTGTTCGGGAGCACATCCATCATAGCTCTTTTTACATGAATGCCCAACCTGGGTTTGCGAACGGACTTCTGCCTGGTGCTGCGACTTGCCCGACTCTGACAGGACATTGGATCGGACGCAGGCAAtgagaagctgaagatgccAACTCACTTCATGCAGCCACTCACGATCTCGATTTGATTGGCCATTAGCATGCGTGCGTTGGCCCTCATCACACCTTGATCCAGGGTTTCACCCCCCAGTCTGCATATTCAAACAAAAACACAGTCCTTGAGTGTCAACAAAGCATTGTCTTCGAGGGTTTTGGTTCAAACTACGTTTGACCTCTTCGGACGGTTTCCAGTGGCAGTGACTTGCATTAGAGCGCATATTTACATATGTAGGGCAGCCGATTCCGTGGCTGACAACCGATGCCCCTGATTCCGCTATCAAGGTGTGAAAATGTTGGAGGCATTTTTCTCTGACTGTAATTTGGATGGCCTCTCTAACAGAGCGATATTTCTTGTACCCTTCTTCACCGTCATATCAGGGGGCATCACCGCTGTATTAAGTGCACGCATGGTTGCCGTCCGTCCTAGAATTCCAAATCATCGCTACATGGGCAGTTTCCCTTATCCTACATTGGTTTCAGCAAATCTGTCGCAGCTCACACTGGAGACAATTAGCATAATTATCTGGTGTGGCCAACTGGCCAACTCAAACGCCTTTTCATGCCGACTCGAGCTATGGCGACTCGCTCTTTACTTGCTCCTCAGCCAGGCGAAGAGCCTCTTCCAGTGCGGCCTCGTCGTCAGAATCTACATCATCCCCAGCCACGCCCGATTTCTTTGTGACGTTGACTTTAGTAGCCTCGTTCGGTTCCGACTTCACTTCCACTTTCATTTCCACCTTCACATCTGCAGCAACTGTCTTGCCAGCTTCCGGAGATGTATCCGCGACCACCGATGTAACGGCCTTGGTTGTGACTCCTGGTGACAAAGCCCAGTCAATTTCTCCGTCATCACCATATCGATTCACCAGCCACTGATTAGCTTTCTTGAAATGTCCACAGTCAAAGAATCCCCTTTGTGCACTCAATGGACTGGGATGGACGCTTTGCAAGATCAGATGCCTCTGCTTATCAACCTTTTGAACCCTCTTGCCAGCGGGTGTGCCCCATGCCATGAACACGACTCCCCTGGTACGCTTCTGAGCCACAAGATCAATGATCTTTTGGGTGAATCGCTCCCAGCCCCGATTTGAATGAGAGTTCGCTTCGTGGGCGCGCACCGTCAAACAGGTATTCAGCATGAGCACGCCTCGATCAGCCCAGGGTGTGAGTAGCCCCCCTCTGTTAGGAGGCACAACAAACGTAGGATAATCTTTCTTCAGAGCGATGTACATATTCTTGAGGGAAGGGGgcgctggtgttggtgctcGTACAGAGAATGCTAAGCCGTGTGCCTGGTTGACGTTGTGGTAGGGATCTTGGCCAACGATGACCACTTTGACGTTGTTAAAAGGTGTATGCCTCGACCTTTTAGTCCGTGTTAGCTACCTCTGCAAGGTTCAATCATGGAAACGACAACCAAAGCACTCACCAAGAGTATACATCCTCCTTGGGAGGGAACCACTTCTTCCCAGCTTTCGTCTCCCTGTCCAgaaacttcttcagctccagAAATTCCTTGGTGACAATTTCATCCTTCAGAAGCGCCAGCCAACTATCGTCTAGTGTTTCAATCTCCAGATTCAACAGCTGCTTCTGCTCAGCTGTCAGgccagcaagccatttcTGCTTGTCGAATTTGGCTGTGGGAACAGCTGGTGACGCTGACGAGCTGCTTCCCGTGGCCTTTGGTGcggtgaagaaggatgcAATTGAGCCGTTAGCCTTTGGCTTCTTAGCCTCTACCCCATTTGTCAAAGATTCGCCTTTGCGTTTGAGGGTAGACATCGTGGCGAAGTGACGGGGTGCACCGCAGAGCCGGTGAGCTGGGAGGGCTCTGGCGTGGAAGAAACGAAGGGCGATTGTGGAATTCGTTTTGGCTTATTGGGGGCAATTGGTGCGGATTGAAATGTTGCAAACGGTGGAATTGATGTATATTTGTAGTTTGCGTGAAAAGATGGGAGAGAAGGTGTTTGGAAACGTTGCTGGGtattggcagtggcagtggtAGTTTCAATTCAGCTTGGCTGCGCGTGTGAGACGCGGACTTTTTGGAGCTGAATGCAATTAACGCGATTTCGGGGGACCCCTGGGAAATTAGGCCAATTGTGAGAAAGCCGTAGGCAGCTGCAGCCACCGCCACGGGGGAGTCGAGTCCTGAAGGTGCCGAAACGGGGTCATTGACCAATGAATGGAAGGCGCCGAGGAGGATTCTGCGGCTGCCCGTTGCATGGTCTGGTTGGGGTGaagggaacattgaaggtaATATGCCTTGTTGCCTGCTGGACTGGAGGTCGggtgatggctttgattGATAGTGTTCTGGTGGCTGCTTGGTGCCGTTGTGAATATCTACACGGGTTTGGGGCTGGTTGCATGGCTTGTTTGTGAATTTGTGAAGGTGCGTGAGAGGTTACAATgggaccaaaaaaaaaaaaaaaaacggtCAATTGAGATAAACGGTCAGTCGCTGGAGATGAGGTATTGCCAACTACTGTTTTGGTGCTTTCTGGACATTCACTGCTTTTTACCAATATCGATAACACATATGTAAAAGATTTGAGCATATGGCTTGGGGTTAGACACAGTCTGAATTGACCAACGAGTACACAATGCAAATTCCATTACTGCAGTTGCATGCTGTACTGTAAAACCAGACTCTTTGAATTGCCAATTCGTATTGAATGTGGCCGGTGGTTGGTGTGTTTGTTCGGCCGACACTCCTCgtggcaaccttggcagGGTTTGGCTATGGGACGTCTTGAAAGTCAGGCCCCATTGTGCATGCATTCAACCCCAATCATTCcagagctgttgctgtaAAGTATCTAGAAATATAATATCAAATGTAGTCGACAGCGTTGAAGTTGTATGCCGTTGCAAACTCTGTTCTCTTCAAGgcaccggaccagaccagattggcaCATTAGTCATCCGCTCACTGCGTTGACCACCCCACGTCACTCAGAGCCAACAAGATCCCTGTCGCCCTCTGATGCAAGCAACTGGACTAACCGGCTCGTGCCTGGAGAAGTGGACAGCTGGTAGCTCCGTGCTCgttcaacagcttcaaggcCACCTTTTGCCAACGTCAACCCCGTTGTcgcatcatcgtcttcccACAGCCCGTGTTGGACTCGCTATGCTTTGGGCCTGATTATCAATTTCTGGCACATTGCATTTGCCCAACATGAGGAGCGCCGCCATATGGCTTCTTCGTAAGTCACCCCGCCACTGTGTCTATTCGGCCGCTGTTGCTCACATGTCTGCACAATAGTGCTTCCGCAGGCTGCCAATGTTCTGGGAACGAACGCGCAATACTACAAAGACACCCATGGAGACGGTACGGCTAGAAGAGAACCGAAGAATCATGGGCTGGGCCCCAAAGCGGATGTTGGCACAGAGCATGTTCCACCAGTAGTCCGACAAGCAGGTTCGCCGCAAGCCCTGGACATGTGTCTTGTGTTGAAGAAAGTTGACCAAATATAGGAGCTGAATTTGTCGATGCCGCACTTtcccagctccagaaggcaTCGCGATCATCACCACACCGAAGACAGCAGCCGTCCGGTATCGTCGGGACAGTCCTTCGATACATACTTAATACCATCCCGACTGGACCCGCGACTGCTCCCTCGCAagaccagcaacatcaaccaaAGTCTACCGCAAATGGTCCCCTCGCTAAGGCTGTTGATTTGCTAGAAAAGGCAGCCCGTCAGAACAATTCTGATGCTCAATATCTATTAGCAGAACTCAACTTTTTCGGCAACTATAGTTACACGAGGGACCTTCATGCCGCATATAATTATTATAATGATCTAGCCAGTTCCCATGGCAATACGACTGCACAGTACATGCTGGGTCTGTTTCATTCAACAGGAATTGGCAATGTTGTCCCGCGAGATCAAGCCAAGGCTTTACTGTATTACACGTTTGCAGCAATCCGAGGTGACGCTCGAGCTGAGATGGCCACTGCCTTCAGACACCACATTGGAATAGGCGCTTCTAAGAGTTGCGAAGTAGCAGTCAAATACTACAAGCGAGTGGCGGACAAGGCCATTCAATGGCACCGATCTGGCCCCCCTGGCGGCGTAACCTGGATCTACCAAGGATGGCGCATTGCAGACGATGACGGTGGTGTTTACGGAGAGGGTGCTAGTGCAGCTAGCTCAGGAATGAATGCACGGAAAATCAGCGTGCACTCGGATGCAAATGCCGCCATCAGTGATGTCATTGAGTATTTAGACCTTATGTCGCAAAAGGGCGATATCAAGGCCTCCCTGAACCTCGGCAGGATATTCTACGACGGACAGAGAGGCCTCGAGCACGACTTTGATCTGGCAAAGAAATATTTCTTTCTGGTTGCTTCTAGATACTGGAAGAGAGACGGCAGGCTTGTTGACAACGTCAAACCTGGAGCTGACAAAGTCGCTGCAAAAGCCGCTGGGTTTATTGGCCGCATGTACCTGCGGGGGGATGGCCTGCCACAAAATTTCGAGCGAGCCAAGGTCTGGTTTGAGCGAGGAGCCAAACTGAAGGACGCGCAGTCACAATATGGCATCGGATTAATGCTCCTGAACGGCTTGGGTGGAAAGGAGGATATTAAAAGAGCCTCAGAGCTATTCCagcttgcagcagcagcagactATGCGCCGGCTCAGGTCGAGATTGGGCGTCTTTACTTGGATCAAGGTGAAGCTGAAGATCTTCGAGTGGCGAACAATTTTTTTGAACTTGCTGCTAGatatggcaacattgaagcacatTACTATCTCGCAGAGATGATTTATCACGGGGTGGGACGCGAGAGAACCTGCAACATGGCCTTGGGTTACTACAAACATGTAGCGGAGAAGGCTGAGCCTCTAGTCTCATCCTGGGCAGATGCAAATGACGCTTATGATTCCGGAGACTACGAGGTTGCCTTCTTGGAGTACCTCATGGCAGCAGAGCAAGGCTATGAGCGAGCACAGAACAACGTCGCTTACATGCTGGACATGATTGAGTCCAAGAAGAGATCGTCAAGGTGGCTGGGCAAAACGCAGACAGAGGGTACTGTCTTGGACAACCCCAGCCTAGCTCTGATCCACTGGACTCGATCGTCAAGACAATCCAACATCGATTCACTGGTGAAGATGGGTGACTACTACTTCTATGGTATCGGGACTGAAGTAGATGTTGGCAAAGCCGTGCAATGTTACACGGGAGCCTCGGAGTATTCGCAAAGCGCTCAAGCCCTATTTAATCTCGGATGGATGCACGAGAATGGTATCGGCCTGGAACAAGACTTCCACTTGGCAAAGCGGTACTATGATCAGGCCCTGGAGGTGAATGAAGAGGCATATCTGCCGGTAACCATGAGCCTTCTCAAACTTCGAATCCGGAGCGCCTGGAACACCATTACTCACGGCGAGGTTCATTCT
It contains:
- a CDS encoding uracil-DNA glycosylase (similar to Metarhizium acridum CQMa 102 XP_007813742.1); this translates as MSTLKRKGESLTNGVEAKKPKANGSIASFFTAPKATGSSSSASPAVPTAKFDKQKWLAGLTAEQKQLLNLEIETLDDSWLALLKDEIVTKEFLELKKFLDRETKAGKKWFPPKEDVYSWSRHTPFNNVKVVIVGQDPYHNVNQAHGLAFSVRAPTPAPPSLKNMYIALKKDYPTFVVPPNRGGLLTPWADRGVLMLNTCLTVRAHEANSHSNRGWERFTQKIIDLVAQKRTRGVVFMAWGTPAGKRVQKVDKQRHLILQSVHPSPLSAQRGFFDCGHFKKANQWLVNRYGDDGEIDWALSPGVTTKAVTSVVADTSPEAGKTVAADVKVEMKVEVKSEPNEATKVNVTKKSGVAGDDVDSDDEAALEEALRLAEEQVKSESP
- a CDS encoding ubiquitin-protein ligase Sel1/Ubx2 (similar to Neosartorya fischeri NRRL 181 XP_001264288.1) — translated: MRSAAIWLLLLPQAANVLGTNAQYYKDTHGDGTARREPKNHGLGPKADVGTEHVPPVVRQAGAEFVDAALSQLQKASRSSPHRRQQPSGIVGTVLRYILNTIPTGPATAPSQDQQHQPKSTANGPLAKAVDLLEKAARQNNSDAQYLLAELNFFGNYSYTRDLHAAYNYYNDLASSHGNTTAQYMLGLFHSTGIGNVVPRDQAKALLYYTFAAIRGDARAEMATAFRHHIGIGASKSCEVAVKYYKRVADKAIQWHRSGPPGGVTWIYQGWRIADDDGGVYGEGASAASSGMNARKISVHSDANAAISDVIEYLDLMSQKGDIKASLNLGRIFYDGQRGLEHDFDLAKKYFFLVASRYWKRDGRLVDNVKPGADKVAAKAAGFIGRMYLRGDGLPQNFERAKVWFERGAKLKDAQSQYGIGLMLLNGLGGKEDIKRASELFQLAAAADYAPAQVEIGRLYLDQGEAEDLRVANNFFELAARYGNIEAHYYLAEMIYHGVGRERTCNMALGYYKHVAEKAEPLVSSWADANDAYDSGDYEVAFLEYLMAAEQGYERAQNNVAYMLDMIESKKRSSRWLGKTQTEGTVLDNPSLALIHWTRSSRQSNIDSLVKMGDYYFYGIGTEVDVGKAVQCYTGASEYSQSAQALFNLGWMHENGIGLEQDFHLAKRYYDQALEVNEEAYLPVTMSLLKLRIRSAWNTITHGEVHSIQDEPSKSKDWSLAEWIANFMKDDPYYDEDSLYGDYMDDDTLDVGDEDYLDAGGIVESLLIIGVTLSLVLLLWYRQRMQQAHAQAEEARRQDQNQNQNQNQQPQPQPPMPGAPGNLANPFDGFGGWAAGGMGL